TAGTGTATTCTTAGCATTTGATTTGATTCAATATTTACTCCTTTCATTtgaatatataaaaaaatgtaGGCCTTGAGAAAGGAGCCAATGACAGTTTATGGAGATGGGAAGCAAACCAGGAgttttcagtttgtttctgatttgGTAAATTTTTATTTCCTCTTCACTTATTCAACTCAAGTAAAAAAACAACAAAATGCAGTGCTTCTAATTCTAGGAATCAGTTTGTTACTGAGTCAATATCAACTATGTTGCTCGAACTCTTCGAAAATGACGCTTGTTGTGTAGCAGATCCTCCTAAGATAGTGCACTTTTGGAGAATATAACAACGATGCGATAATATTTTGGAAAGTTCGAAcaatataattatcaaaaattagttgtgatttttctttaaaaaacatcTATTTACTTATCAGATAATTTCTATTTGATTGATGTAATAAACAGGTAGAAGGTTTGATGAGATTGATGGAAGGAGATCATGTGGGTCCTTTCAATCTTGGAAACCCTGGTGAATTTACCATGCTTGAATTAGCTAAGGTATTACAGAAAAATGACTTTAATTAatctttaattttattaattgCAAGAGATTGAATCTTAAAACTCAATTTTCAAGCCAAATCTACATGTTCATGTATATCATTGACTTAGATTTCCTAGAACTAGAAAAAATGTGAATATATGTTTTATAGGTAGATATTTACCTATGTTTATATCCAAACCACATCCATCAACTTATCCATGGTTAAGTGATTTAAtaatgtgaatatatatatatttattaaccATGATTAAATAGAATAAGTTTACGTGCAAATACATATTATGCATTTATTGATGTGGTGTAAACACGACTTCATTCATTCATTTTTACCGTTATTTATATTGTCAGATTAAGTTTCATTTTAGATAAGCATAGTGCCTTAGCCAAAATATGCATCTTGATGTTGTTATTGGGTGAAATAAGTATATCTATGAGTAGAGTTGGGTAGTTTACTAGGACCATTTTACATATACACTAGTCCTAAACATAAAGGGGTTATTGAATCTTTCTATAACCAAATAAAAGAGCGCGGAATTCGATCTAAGGCAACTGACATTAGCAAGATATAGCGCTAGCTAAGCTCTAATAGCGTTTGCCATAAAGAAGCTAGCCATAAAACAAGTCAGACGTACGAGCGATACTACAAGCAAacttgaaaaagtttgaaatcttTTATTGGACTTGACATTGATTACTTTATTTCTAGATAAATAAATGGTACTTATTAGAGCTTGTATTGGGTTAATATATTTGCAGGTGGTGCAAGAAACAATAGATCCAAATGCAAAGATAGAATTTAGGCCAAATACAGAAGATGATCCCCACAAGAGGAAACCTGACATTACAAAAGCAAAGCAACTTTTAGGGTGGGAGCCAACAGTTTCCCTCCGGCAAGGACTTCCAATGATGGTTGATGACTTCCGGCAACGGATTTTCGGCGACGAAAAGCGAGATTCCAGCAGTTTATTGACCATATAATATAGGGTTTTCTCTATTTATTGAGCCATGAAAATGGTTAAGtggagaaaaaatgaaaaagaaattagCTAATACAAGCAATGAATTAATAATAACAAGAGAGGCTCTTTAAGAGTAGGCACTTGTTTAgagtcttcttttctttttttcttcttgcatcggtcttttttttttctttttttttctttttttacttatTGAACTATTTCCAAAATAAGATCCTCTATTGAAAGAGGATAGTAGAATACAAAAAGAATGTTTTTGGTACACTAGTAAAGCAACCAAGATTGCTCTTGTGCTTTTGATCAATATATGAGTCaatgtttgatatttttcttggccCTTGGCAATTGACATAGCTCAATAGCATTTATAAAAGAATTTTGCATAATCATGTttattttttggggtttttggGGGTTAATTCACGTATGGATAATCGTTTTATACACTATAATAaacaaatttataaaaaaaaaaaattggcacATTAAAGACCCACTATGACAGTAAAGTTATACTCTCACAAAACTATTttttatcatattaaaataaCTAAACTGTGTGTGAATTGCTTAGAAAATGTCAATATCATTTCCAAGAAAATAAACAAATCCACTTTATAAGAACTTTTACTACCCATAATTTATAAAACAAAGACAATTAAGAACTTTTCAAATTTCTACTTTGGCTCACAAGTTTTGAGATAATAGCAACAAGGACCACATAAACATTGGGATTAATACTATAACAGTACACTTTGAACAATGATGCTTTAACCGCCAAATTGTTTTAGTATAGACACTTCAAACTCTTTATGGTGTTTTAATTTTTTCCATCGACTCTAAAATTCTTCAATTAAAGATTGATTTAAGGCTTAGAAATTGAATAATAGTtcgaaaaatattgaaaaattatAATACGTCGATCGATATACGACGTACGGGTGATtgataaaaacataaaatattttccaaagttCTCGATCCTAATGGTTAGAGAACTCAAGGTAATGAAGGATATTAGCAACTCGAGCAAGCTCCTAAGCAACATATTCTACTCTATAAGAAGAGTCATCAAGAAAGATGAATCTACTTTAAAAGGAATTTATGTTAATTGTCTAACTTCGGGGACTTTTAAGGCTCACACTAGGACAAAAATCTGATGATTCCAAGAATCCTAGAAAAGTTAGGAGTCTTCATGTAATTAAATAAACTACTGGGTCTCGAACGTAAATATCATCCTTTTCATCCAAAGGCTAAAGTCCCGATTTTTAtttcactttctctctctcttgCTGCTTTTGGAAGATCCGGTGCAGTTCTGACGCTGCCGTATTAACTCTCCTCCGGTGAGTCTTCCGGCCTCCGACCTCCGTCGGCGGCGTCATCACCTCCACCATGGTTTCATCTGTATCTCTTTCTCATATTTGGTTTATAATATAAAACCTTCAaattaattaattgctttatcGTTGTTTTTTAATTGTAAATTTTTTAATTCTATCTGAATATATTTTGTTGATTTATATTTAGTTCAGTTTTTATTCCTGTTATGAATCGTGAAAAGTCTAATTCTTTCGGAGCTAAAATATATGGTGAAGCGAGATTTAGGAATTAGGGTTCTTCGACTGGTATGTAATTGAAAGTATGTGAATTTTAAACTCATGAAATCTTTATGTTGATATATTGAGGCATATGTGGTTATACTTTTATCTGTTTGTGAGTCGCTTCGTTTTTGCCTGCAAATTGGGAAGTAATTTCAGCATCCCTGAAATTGCCTAGTTAAAAGGATTTTTGGAAACTGAAGAAGCTGTAATGGATGACTTATCAATCAACTATGCCTTAATCCTATTCTGTTTTATCCGTAGCATTTTATCGGCTAATGTTTATCGACACTTGTTTCTACCACGACCGCAGAGGCTATTTGAGTCTCCACCAAGATCACGAGGCTTTGATAACATTAGAAAAACTTGAATTTTCTTGATTAAGTAACAACGTACAAGAGGTTCTCCGTATATACAAGTCTTAGGCTGTTGACATATGGTTGGTAATCACCCTCTATGCTGATATAGATTGAAAAGCAAATGCACAATATCATAAGATATCTTATAGCACATTCTGAAAGGTTTTCATGATTCAAGTACACTGAATCTAGACACAAACAACATTAAAGTTCAATAATGCACCATCCTCTTGGCCGTACAAATGTGATCATgaggttgatatatttggttTAACTTCTTGTCTGGGCATGTCAGCTAGTGAAATGAGAAACTTGAAAGTTTGGAACTATCGTGGTCATGTTTGAGCATTGACCAGACACTTGAGCCCTTGTGATTTTGCATTCAAACATGGGGACGATTGTTCTATTAATCTTCGTTTGAATATCAAGAAATTCACAATGCAATGTTTTCTAATAAGGGTGCTATTCTTATTTGTGTTCCACATACCTGTAAGGGTTGGGTTTCAAAAACCTAGTATTAGTTCTCCTTTACTGATGGGGTGTGGCAGACTGGCAGCTGGGGAAATAGGTGAATCATGTCAAATGCATATACATTGTTTATGTTGAAATTCAGGAAAAGTGGGTGTATAGTGAGGGAAATATTTGTAGCTTGTCAGGATGCTGATTATAGTAAAACGATAAAAGCAGGCATATGCATGAATAATATATGGTTAGTTTGTACTATTTGTGCACCTTAACTTACTGCTGAACCACAGACACAGATTTTCAGTTTCAAAATATGACATGTGAATTCCTACATATTAAGCTTATGAATTCTCAATAGTTTGCTTCCTTGCAGTTTTTGTTATTGTGGCCAAAGCTTTATGTTTTTTTGGCTCTCCTGACAGAAATGTCTGCATATGATAATGTGGTTGGCGGGAAGTTGAAACTAAAGGGGAAGGCATTGGATGTAAAAGCCGCtggaataaagaaaaagaaaaagaaagaaaagaaggatTATGATCAAATCTCCCAGGTTACAGGAAAGGAGCTTTCAACAGGTGAGTGATGATATCTCCAAGTGCATAAATTCTTGCGCTTTTAGTATTACTGTTCCTATTTACTGATTCCTCCCATCCTCTCTCTGCATTCAACTTGGTTGGAGTACAGTGAAACTGATAGATGATAGCTAGTCCATAATGGGTCGAACAGTTTATTGTTGTGATTCAAACCGATGGTCCTAAAATCCCAATTTTCTCTCATCTAATGGAAATATGCTTATGCGTGGTAGAGTATACTGATATGATAGGTAGGGCTAGAAGTTGTGATTTAACAACTATTGACCACATTAAGCCTTCTTAGGACATTGAGGAACTACAAATTTTGACACATTCCAGCAGTTTTAACTTCATTTCTTGGCTATATGTCATTCACATTGTTTCCAAACAATATCGGATGACTAACCGAGGCATATTCGACTTTCAGCCTAAGATAGAAGAGCAAAAACATTTCATATTGTATGCTTGTGGGAGATGATATATGGTTTCTCTTGTCTACCACCTCACTAAATGTTTCTGACTGGATGTAGATGGTGGTAGTGGCTCAATAGGCGATCCCACCAAGGAAGAGACTACTGATGCCACTAAATCTGTCGGTGATGAAAATGCTGGTCGCTGGGATGATAATCTAACCCCTGCAGAGAGGCGCTACATAGAACAAAGGGAGAGGATTGACATGCATAAGATGGCCAAGACTGCTAATAAATCACATCGTGACCGAATTGAAGATTTCAATCAGTACTTGGCAAACATGAGCGAGCACTATGACATTCCCAAAGTCGGTCCTGGCTAATTACGAACAAATCAGAAATTTGCTCCATCTCTATATCTTGTTTATCATTATTTTGCTTTAGCATCTTCGATAGCTACTCTTTTGCAATTTGTATTATGTAATTTAGCAGTTTCCTTTGTTAGATGGTCTCTGCATGGCATGTTGACTTTTGATGTTGAACCTAGCAATAGTGTTTGCTCAAAAGTTTACAGATTGTATGTACTTAAAATGAAATGCCTGAACCAGTTTCAATTTAGTAAAACATTTCAGAgggtgagttcgagtcaccccaagagcagggtggggagttcttggagggagggagccgaggatctatcggaaacagcctctaccccagggtaggggtaaggtctgcgtacaaactaccctccctagaccccactagtgggattatactgggttgttgttgtatttcaGAGGGTGGAGAATTCTCCTCAAATGTCTGTCTTTGTTTCACCTGTACCTTCTGAAGACTGGCATGTGGTAATTATGTGTGTGATTTTGTGGTTGAAATGGCTATTTTTTGAATGTTTCTATTCTATTTATGAAGATTGTGAAACAGTATTCATGAATTGTGCCAGATTTCTATTTATGTTGTGTTGAAGTTAAGGTTGACCTGCAACAATAAGATAACTCTGCAATATCAAGTCTTCTATGGTAACTTGAAAAATAGAGCAATAAGCTGCTATAATTACTTATTGAATTAAtagtgttaaaaaaaaaaaaaaaagtgtgtATATAACTTTAACTCTTTTTCAGTTGAACGACGGTTTAGGCTTTCCTGAGTGGGTCACTAGATATTGATTTTAGAATTTGGATCTAATCATGTAATCCAAGGAGATCAGATGTGTTGATTACTGAATATTAATCAATGcacatttatatatttatatacgaACTACTTAGAAATAAACAAATCCAGGCTTATTACATGGCTGATGGGATCACATTGTCCCACATTCATTAGAATAGAAGAAAATTCTTAattgaagaattaacctaaattgTCATTCATTtaaccgcttaaactaaaaatagcagatggatgtataatatatgtataattcatatatagtATGTGTATAAccatgtataatatgtgtataatctaCCCGCTTCGAAAAAATGCGGTTGGCTATTTCTCTAAAGATCCCTTAATTTCCCCTCCCCCTCTCACGCACTGACACACACATCCACACACAAAAAAACGAAGATACTAATTATCACATTTTGTATGATTTTAAGT
This DNA window, taken from Nicotiana tabacum cultivar K326 chromosome 15, ASM71507v2, whole genome shotgun sequence, encodes the following:
- the LOC107783554 gene encoding uncharacterized protein LOC107783554 yields the protein MSAYDNVVGGKLKLKGKALDVKAAGIKKKKKKEKKDYDQISQVTGKELSTDGGSGSIGDPTKEETTDATKSVGDENAGRWDDNLTPAERRYIEQRERIDMHKMAKTANKSHRDRIEDFNQYLANMSEHYDIPKVGPG